From a single Candidatus Poribacteria bacterium genomic region:
- a CDS encoding ankyrin repeat domain-containing protein: MNETQALKDALFETAKSGNLDQVRQLVESGADVNAVDGHHITPFLWAYFDGHIEVVKYLLSKGGNVNHDDFSEGTLLTLAAFTGDVAFIPYLLDAGAEIDHAMPRGGETALHHAADNDQTDAVRLLIQHGADVNHRTKHDGPSELNFGTFWGETPLHVAAVRGDQEMIEALLAGGADKTIRTAKGETPLDQAERHQRPEEILQLLR, from the coding sequence ATGAATGAGACACAAGCCCTCAAAGATGCACTATTTGAGACAGCTAAGAGTGGAAATCTCGATCAGGTTCGGCAGCTTGTCGAAAGTGGTGCCGATGTCAATGCGGTGGATGGGCATCACATCACGCCGTTCTTGTGGGCCTACTTCGATGGTCACATAGAGGTTGTGAAATACCTATTAAGCAAAGGTGGGAACGTCAATCATGATGACTTTAGTGAGGGGACACTTTTAACGCTTGCTGCCTTCACCGGAGATGTTGCGTTCATTCCCTATCTACTTGACGCAGGGGCAGAGATTGATCACGCTATGCCGCGCGGCGGTGAGACAGCGTTGCATCATGCGGCGGATAACGATCAAACAGATGCTGTTAGGTTGCTCATCCAACACGGTGCCGATGTCAATCATCGAACTAAACACGACGGTCCCTCTGAACTAAATTTCGGAACGTTTTGGGGAGAGACTCCGCTGCATGTCGCTGCGGTACGGGGCGATCAAGAGATGATTGAGGCTCTACTTGCTGGGGGAGCGGACAAAACGATAAGAACCGCCAAAGGAGAAACACCTCTTGATCAGGCAGAACGACACCAGAGACCGGAGGAGATTCTCCAACTGCTTCGATAG
- a CDS encoding SDR family oxidoreductase: MQGQDQSSQPTRESSRRLTGKIAAITGASQGIGRETVLRLTREGASLFASDIKEDLLEKLESDVKATGATIATGIFDAAKAADAPLFIQAVVERYGRIDIMVNNAGGIRTQPFPDVTEETWDWTLNLNLKGPYFYMQEAAKPMIAQKSGTIINIASVAGIAGGMTYSPPYAASKAAIINLTKVAAANLAEHGVTVNAVAPGIVETAFNWTLDDLIGVQQMGLSPGEFMERRRDSIPLGRLQQPQDIANVVAFLAGPDASEMTGETVVVSGGLVTR; encoded by the coding sequence ATGCAAGGACAGGATCAATCGTCTCAACCAACGCGAGAATCTTCTCGCCGACTCACCGGCAAGATAGCAGCCATCACCGGGGCAAGTCAGGGGATCGGCAGGGAGACTGTCTTGCGATTGACGCGGGAGGGAGCATCGCTCTTTGCTAGCGACATCAAGGAAGATTTGCTAGAGAAGCTGGAGAGTGATGTCAAAGCGACCGGTGCTACCATCGCCACAGGAATCTTCGATGCCGCCAAAGCGGCGGACGCTCCACTGTTCATTCAGGCTGTTGTTGAGCGATATGGACGCATTGATATCATGGTCAACAACGCAGGAGGCATACGGACGCAGCCGTTTCCAGATGTCACGGAAGAAACGTGGGACTGGACGCTCAATCTGAACCTAAAGGGCCCATATTTTTACATGCAGGAAGCGGCAAAACCGATGATAGCGCAGAAAAGCGGCACGATTATCAATATTGCCTCGGTCGCTGGGATTGCTGGGGGAATGACCTACTCGCCACCTTATGCGGCGAGCAAGGCAGCAATCATTAACCTCACCAAGGTGGCTGCCGCTAACCTCGCGGAGCACGGAGTTACGGTCAATGCTGTTGCCCCTGGTATTGTAGAAACCGCTTTTAACTGGACACTCGATGACCTGATAGGGGTTCAGCAGATGGGTCTGTCCCCCGGCGAGTTTATGGAGCGTCGTCGTGATTCTATTCCACTCGGTCGGCTGCAGCAGCCGCAGGACATTGCCAACGTTGTGGCTTTTCTGGCGGGTCCAGACGCTTCTGAGATGACGGGTGAGACGGTTGTCGTTTCCGGTGGACTGGTAACGCGGTGA